In Candidatus Methylomirabilota bacterium, the genomic window ACAGCGGGAGAGCGCGCGGATGCCGAACGGCGAGAGGAACTCCGCCTCGTCCAGCAGGTAGGCGAGGATCCGCCGAAGCCGGGGGCCCTTGGCGAGCGTCAGGAGGCGCCGGACCCCGCCGTCGGGGCCGGTGTCGGTCTCGACGTGGGGGGCGAGCTCTGGCCGGTTCTCCAGGAACCACTGCATGCGCCGCTTGAACCCCGGGTGGGCGTCGACCACGCGGGGTTCCAGCGTCTCGACCGCGAAGAGCGGGATCAGCCCCACCAGCGAGCGGAGCCGGAGCGGGTGGGCACCGCCGTCCGGGGTGTGGAGGACGTCGTAGTAGAAGCCGTCCCGCTCGCTCCAGAGCTCGATCCCCTCACCGGCGACGTCGTTGATGGCCCGGGCGATGCTCACGAAGTGCTCGAAGAACTTCGAGGCCACGTCCTCGTAGGCGGAGTCCTCGCGGGCCAGCTCCAGGGCGATGGCGAGCATGTTGAGGCAGTACATCGCCATCCAGGCGGTGCCGTCCGCCTGCTCGATGCGGCCGCCGGTGGGGAGCGGGGCCGAGCGGTCGAAGACGCCGATGTTGTCGAGTCCGAGGAAGCCACCCTGGAAGACGTTGCGGCCCTCGGTGTCCTTCCGGTTGACCCACCAGGTGAAGTTGAGGAGCAGCTTGTGGAAGACGCGCTCGAGGAAGCGCCGGTCGACCCGCCCCCGGACACGGCGCTCGATCTTGTAGACGCGCCAGGCGGCCCAGGCGTGGACCGGGGGGTTCACGTCGCTGAAGGCCCACTCGTAGGCCGGAAGCTGGCCATTGGGATGCATGTACCATTCGCGGAGGAGCAGGACGAGCTGATCCTTGGCGAAGGCCGGATCGATGAGCGCGAGCGGGATCGTGTGGAACGCGAGGTCCCACGCGGCGTACCAGGGGTACTCCCACTTGTCCGGCATCGAAAGGATGTCCTCGTTGTAGAGGTGCGTCCATCGATGATTCCGCCCGTGGAGGCGCTCGGGCGGCGGCGGGGAGCCGGCGGGGTCGCCCCGGAGCCAGCGCGCCACGTCCAGGTGGTAGAACTGCTTGGTCCAGAGGAGTCCGGCCAAGGCCTGGCGCATGACGTTCCGGGCGTCCTCGGAGAGATCGGCCGGGATCACCGTGGCGTAGAATTCGTCGGCCTCGCGCTGTCGCGCGGCGAACGTCGCGTCGAACGCGGGGCCGAACGGCGCCGGACCCGGCCGGTCGGTCAGGCGGAGCCGCACGGTGGCCGCGGCCCCCGGCTCCAGCCGGACGGGATACCGCGCGGCCATCTTGGTGCCGGCCGCCACCCGGTTCACCGCCTCCGTCCGGCCGTGCACGACGACATCGTCGATCCCGTCCTTGACGCAGGCGACCTCGTTCTCGCCCCCCCACAGCCGCCGGACGTTCGTCTCGTTCTCAGTGAAGAGCAGCGCCGGCGCCCCCGCGCAGAGGAGCACGCGGCGGCCGTAGGCGGGGTGCACGACCTC contains:
- a CDS encoding glucosidase, which codes for MSDPSAATAEGRRLQDAEARRAHWRRWGPYLAERQWGTVREDYSASGTAWQYFPFEHARSRAYRWGEDGIAGLSDRHGLICLALTLWNGRDPWLKERLFGLDGHQGNHGEDVKEYYFYLDNTPCHTYMRYLYKYPQAAFPYAELLTENARRGRRQLEYELIDTGVFDADRYFDVVVEYAKGAPEDILMRVTAINRGPEMAPLELLPTLWFRNTWAWGIDERRPRLRAVEPVEGGLAVEVVHPAYGRRVLLCAGAPALLFTENETNVRRLWGGENEVACVKDGIDDVVVHGRTEAVNRVAAGTKMAARYPVRLEPGAAATVRLRLTDRPGPAPFGPAFDATFAARQREADEFYATVIPADLSEDARNVMRQALAGLLWTKQFYHLDVARWLRGDPAGSPPPPERLHGRNHRWTHLYNEDILSMPDKWEYPWYAAWDLAFHTIPLALIDPAFAKDQLVLLLREWYMHPNGQLPAYEWAFSDVNPPVHAWAAWRVYKIERRVRGRVDRRFLERVFHKLLLNFTWWVNRKDTEGRNVFQGGFLGLDNIGVFDRSAPLPTGGRIEQADGTAWMAMYCLNMLAIALELAREDSAYEDVASKFFEHFVSIARAINDVAGEGIELWSERDGFYYDVLHTPDGGAHPLRLRSLVGLIPLFAVETLEPRVVDAHPGFKRRMQWFLENRPELAPHVETDTGPDGGVRRLLTLAKGPRLRRILAYLLDEAEFLSPFGIRALSRCHRDHPYVFTVDGAAYRVDYEPAESSTGLFGGNSNWRGPIWFPVNFLLIEALQKYHHFYGDALKVEFPTGSGHRMTLWDVAAELSRRLTQLFLRGPDGRRPVFGGTEKLQTDPHWRDLIPFYEYFHGDNGAGIGASHQTGWTALVAKLLQQSGERVSLP